The sequence below is a genomic window from Desulfobulbus oligotrophicus.
TAATCGTAAAGGGCAATATCAGGTTGTTGACCCTGGCCGCAGTCAGGCCATCGGGAGCGGTGATTTTATCCCCCCTGCCTCCGAATCTTCGGGAGTAAAAGATATTGAACGCGACGATCAGAACATGTTGGTGGCCTATGCCTGGCTCACGGAAACCCCATGGGCACTGAAAGCTGTGCAGCCGGTAGCTGTTGCCCAGGCCGGTATGATGAAAACCCGGTTAGTGCTGACCATCAGCCTGGTTATAATCAGCGTGCTGATCTCCATTATGGTGTACCTTACCATCAAAAAATTAGTGAGCCGGGCGCAACGCATGGCTGAAAAAGGACATCAGTTGCAGGAGATGCTTGCCCATGCCTCCAAACTGGCCTCCATCGGTGAGCTCGCCGCCGGTGTTGCTCATGAAATCAACAATCCGCTTGCGATTATCATGGCAACCAGCGGGGTCATCCGCGACATGCTCAACCCGGAATTTGAACTCGATCACAGTCCGGAAGCCATTTACCAGGAGCTTTTCGTCATTGATGCTGCTGCCAACAGGGCAAAAGGGATTACCAGAAAATTACAGGATATGGGAAAGAGTCGTGTGCCCAGTGTGGTGGAATGCGATGTTAACAGCTTGATCGACGAGGTGGTCGGCAACCTCAAAAAAGTCGAGTTTAAACCTAAGCACATCGACATAATCTACCAGCTCGCACCGGATCTGCCTCCGATCCTTGCCGAACCGGAACCACTGCGTCAGGTGTTTTCCAACATCCTCATCAATGCCGGTGATGCCATTGACGACAGGGGCACCATCACAATAACCTCCGGATATAAAGAGGCAATGGTCAGCATAACCATTGCTGATACCGGCAGAGGCATACCCCAGGAAAACATACAGCGTATTTTCAGCCCCTTTTTCACGACCAAGGGCGGCGGACGAGGGACCGGCCTGGGCTTGAGCATTGCCGCCAGTATCGTCAAATACCTTGGTGGAACGATCAAAGTGAACAGTATCCCCGGAACAGGCAGCGCCTTTACAATCCTGCTCCCTGCCAACAGTCAGGTCAAGCAATCCATTAAAACCCCTTTATAGAAGAACACGTACAAGTACCC
It includes:
- a CDS encoding sensor histidine kinase — translated: MRVWDTSHLLDDIPQKKDDVSDAEHVFDPIDSQVNVQRIRQHFKQLRTRLVLGLILGFLLPNALLSAYFHFQFTHTLMESAKLNLAAVAESQKNTIDLYLQERVVNIYNLFHNRDFSLRPNQEQMDNYLATLLQFNDGFVDVGFFDPRGIQIGYAGPHPKLLGRNYSKEQWYRNLIKEQKSYLISDIYMGFRKIPHFTIATKQQFNGRPFVMRATLDPDKFYIFLRAISHGKDVETTLINRKGQYQVVDPGRSQAIGSGDFIPPASESSGVKDIERDDQNMLVAYAWLTETPWALKAVQPVAVAQAGMMKTRLVLTISLVIISVLISIMVYLTIKKLVSRAQRMAEKGHQLQEMLAHASKLASIGELAAGVAHEINNPLAIIMATSGVIRDMLNPEFELDHSPEAIYQELFVIDAAANRAKGITRKLQDMGKSRVPSVVECDVNSLIDEVVGNLKKVEFKPKHIDIIYQLAPDLPPILAEPEPLRQVFSNILINAGDAIDDRGTITITSGYKEAMVSITIADTGRGIPQENIQRIFSPFFTTKGGGRGTGLGLSIAASIVKYLGGTIKVNSIPGTGSAFTILLPANSQVKQSIKTPL